Below is a genomic region from Demequina sp..
GGAAGGCCGGTGGCCCGAAGCATCTCCCGCACGGGTTCGATTAGGCGTGGCCACATGTGGGCGTTGCCGTTGCGGCGCGCGAGGTCCGAGTACGACTGGCACGGCGGTGAGGCGTGGACCGCGTCGAAACTTGCAACGAACTCGGGATCGAGCTTGAGGGCATCCGAACGGATGAATTCGAAAGGGTAGTTGGGTTGCTCGTCAATGTCGACGCCCACTACCTCGAAGCCAGCTCGGTGGTAGCCCATCCCAGCACCACCTGCACAGCAGAAGAGATCTAGAAGTCGGGGTCGTGAACTCATGTAGCGAAGGTACCAACCGGCGCTGACACGGAGCGCGCGACAGGGCCGGGCACGCTCAACTCGACGGCAGTTTGCGACGGGTCGTCACGGCTGACTCGATGCTCAGGGCTACTTGGTCCGCATCCTCGTGCTCCCAGAATCGCAATACCAGCCATCCAGCCGACCGCAGCCTCGCGTCAGTCTCCCGATCCCGCTGCTGCGTCCTCAGGATCTTCGGGCTCCAATAGTCCGAGTGCGTTGCCGGGGATGTGTAGTGCGTCGGGCAGCCGTGCCAGAAGCACCCATCGATGAAGACCGCGACCTTCACTGGCCGAAAAACGATGTCAGCCGTGCGACGTAGCGCGGGGTCGGGCCGTTGTGCGACGCGATAGCGCAGCCCCGCCTCGTGGAGACGGCGGCGCACAGCCAACTCTGGCCCTGTATCTCGCCCGCGGTTCGCCACCATCGAGCGGCGTGTGCCCTCGCTGCTGGCCCAACTCACCCTGTCCACCTAAGGAGGCTACGGCGTTGTTCAGCCGCTCGCACGGCCGTGGGCCCAGTCACGACCATTAGGCGCCGTGCCACACTAACCACCATGAAGTGGCTCGGCGGCACCCTCGTCTTCCTCGCGGAACTCGCAATGTACGCAGGAATGTTCTGGTGGGGCTACAGCACCTTCCCGCACTATTGGGGCTGGCTTGTGGGCCTCACCGTACCCTTCGCGGTGTCCGTGATCTGGTCCCTCAGCCTTTCGCCCAAAGCCCCGCGGCCCCTCCCAACCCCCGCGAAGGTCACCACCCGCCTCGTCCTGCTCCTCGCAGGAGCCGCAGCCTGGTGGCTCGCGGACCTGCACCTCGCCGCCATAGCCACCGCAGCGTCGGCCCTGGTGGGGACCGCTATCGCCGCGAAGTACCCCATCGACGAGCCGGGCGTCAACGCCCCCAAAGGAATGGACGCGGACGAGACCACGTTGCCGCCTGCATGACAACACAGCACACCCAAACTCTCGGCATCATCGGCGCAGGCAACATCGGCTCCAACGTCGCACGCGCGGCCATCGCCGCCGGCTACGACGTAGTGATCTCCAACTCCCGCGGCCCAGAAACCCTCACGGACCTCATCGAAGACCTGGGCCCCAAGGCCAGGGCCGCCACGGCCGCAGACGCCGCACAGGCTGCGGACTTCGCGCTCGTCGCCGTCCCGCTCGGCAAGTACAAGAACGTCCCGGTCGAGGGCCTCGCGGGCAAGGTCGTCATGGACGCCAACAACTACTACCCGCAGCGCGACGGCCGCATCCCCGCGCTCGACAACAACGAGAACACCACCTCCGGCCTGCTCCAGGAGCACCTGCCCACCAGCAAGGTCGTGAAGGCGTTCAACAGCATCCGCTCCACCGACATCCCCCAAGACGGGCTTCCCGCCGGCACCCCCGACCGCCGCGCCCTGCCCATCGCGGGCAACGACGCCGACGCTCGCGCCAAGGTCGCGAAGTTCCTCGACGACATCGGCTTCGACGCCGTTGACCTCGGCACCCTCGACGAGTCCTGGAAGGTCGAGCGCGACACCCCCGCCTACGTCAAGCGCACCACCGCCGACGAACTCACGAACCTCACCGCCAACGTCAATAGGGTTCGCCAGCTCTAGCGGCCCGACGCTAGGGTCGCCTCATGCGCACAGGCTCGCTTGAGACGGCGGACGGTCGCGCACTGCAGTTCTACGACGTCACCCCAGACGCGACGGACCACGTGCCGATCATCTGGCACCACGGCAGCCCCAACGTCGGCGAGCCCCCGGCGCCGCTGTTTGAGGCCGCGGCCGAGCGCGGACTGCGCTGGATCGGCTACGACCGCCCAGGCTACGGCGGGTCGAGCGCCCAACCCGGCCGCAGCGTCGGGCAGGCGGCGTGGGATGCCCAGGCGGTTGCGGACCACCTGGGCGTGGGCCGCTACGTGGTGCTCGGCCACAGCGGCGGGGGAGCGCACGCGCTCGCGTGCGCGGCGCTCACCCCGGAGCGTGTGATCGCGGCGGTGAGCATCAGTGGGCTCGCGCCCATGGGGGCACGCGGGCTGGACTGGTTCGCCGGCCTCAACCCCGGAGGCGAGGCCGAGCTGCGCGCCGCCACCCAGGGCGCCGACGCGCTGCGCGCCCACCTCGAGACCGCCGAGTTCGACCCCACGATGTTCACCGAAGAGGACTGGGCCGCGCTGGGCGGCGACTGGGCGTGGTTCAACGAGGTCGTGGGCAAGGCCGAGGCGAGCGGCTCGGAACCCTTCATCGACGACGACGTGGCATCCGTTGGCGACTGGGGCTTCGACCCGAGCGACATACGTGTACCAACGCTCCTGGTACATGGCACGGATGACCGCGTGGTGCCGGTGACACACTCCCGCTGGCTCGCCGACCACATCGACGGCGCGGAGCTGCTCGAGGTGCCGAACGCGGGCCACCTCGCGGTCATGGCGGCCGCCGAGAGGGTGTTGGATTGGGTTGCCGCGAGGGCGGCGCACGGAACAGCGGATTGAGGATGAGGTAAGCGTTGAAGACCTTGCGGCTCAAGTGGATCCCGCTTATTAGTTTCGGCGTCTTTCTCGTAGGGGCATTCCTCACCGGGGTGCTGAACTACCTGCTCGTCTCTCCGGAGGAGACGCTGGATCCCGCCGCACCCGCGTCGAACTGGGCGGAGGCCGGCGCGAACGCGCTGTTTGGCGCCGCCGTGTTCGGCATCTTCGCGATCATCGCCACGGTGCTGCGCTTCTTGGGCAACAGCCGCTTCGAGGCCCGGCACGGCCGCCCGCGCTGGTTCATCACCGGCACGCTCGTGGGCGAGATCCTGTTCATGGCGCTCGCGTGGGCCGTGATCTGGGCCGCGGTCACCCCCAAGGTGGACGCCGGCTTCATGTGGATCTCGTACGTGGAGCTGACCATGTTGTGGCTGGTGGTGAGCTGCGCCCCGCTCATTCTCAGCTTCATGCGGCTCGGCGCCCGCGAGAGCTAGGTAGTCGCCGGGGCCGCGTCGGCCGAGACGCGTATCCACAGGGTCCGGTTGGGTGTCGGTGGCGACACGTACCCTTCATCCATGAACCTGCCCGCCTACACGGTCACGCGGAAGCCCGTGAAATACACGCGGATTCGCGTGCACCCGCCCGACGGCAGGGTCACCGTCACGGCCCCGCGTCACGTGAGCGCTCGGGAGATTGAGCAGTTCGTCGCCACCAAGGCAGGGTGGATCGCCAAGCATCAGGAGCGCATCGCCACGGCCGAGCCGGTGACGAACCCGGAACCGGTCCCGGAATACCTGCGGCCCGTGCTGTATGCGCGGATCGGGCCGCTCGTCGAGTACTGGGCGGACCGAATGGGACTCGCGGCGCCCACGTTCTCGGTGAGGCGCATGAAGACCAGGTGGGGAACCTGCAACATCCAGCGACGCCACATCACCATCGCGCTTGAGCTTGCGCGACGGGACGAGGAACTGCTCGAGTACGTTATCGTGCACGAGCTCACGCACCTGCTTGAACGCGGCCACGGGCGGCGTTCAAGGCGATCATGAGCCGCTACTTGCCGGAGTGGCCGCAGCTGAGAGCACGGCTCAACGGGAGGTGAGCCCCGTGAAGGGGCTCGTTGCTGAGGGCTATCCTCCCGCGAGCCAGTGCTCCAGCTCCTCACTGGGCATGGGGCGGGCTATGTAATAGCCCTGCGCAAAGTCGCAACCCCAACCCGCAAGCTTGTCCAGGATCTGCTGGTTCTCCACGCCTTCGCCGGTGCACTCGATGTCGAGGTCGCGGGCGGTCATGACGAGCGACTCCACGAGCGAGCTCGCGGCGTCGGACCGCTGCACCTTCCGCACAAACCTCGTGTCGATCTTCACCTCACGGAACGGCAGCGCCGCGAGTCGCGCGGCCGTCGAGTAGCCAGTGCCGAAGTCGTCGATCACCAGGTGGAAGCCATCGGCCTCCAGTCCACGCAGGGCGGTGAGCGCAGCTGCGTCGTCCGCGAGGGCGGAGGTGTGGCTCACCTCCAGCGCAACCCGCTCCGGTGCCACGCCGAAGTGCTCGCATGCGCCGATCAACTGCCGCAGCTGCTCGCGGTCCTTCAGCTCGGCGGTGGAGAAGTTGATCGAGATGCGCTCATCGGTACCTGCTCGCGCGGTTGCGAGCCACTCGAGCGCTCTCGCGGTGACTGCCTCTGT
It encodes:
- a CDS encoding very short patch repair endonuclease, which translates into the protein MSWASSEGTRRSMVANRGRDTGPELAVRRRLHEAGLRYRVAQRPDPALRRTADIVFRPVKVAVFIDGCFWHGCPTHYTSPATHSDYWSPKILRTQQRDRETDARLRSAGWLVLRFWEHEDADQVALSIESAVTTRRKLPSS
- a CDS encoding YrdB family protein → MKWLGGTLVFLAELAMYAGMFWWGYSTFPHYWGWLVGLTVPFAVSVIWSLSLSPKAPRPLPTPAKVTTRLVLLLAGAAAWWLADLHLAAIATAASALVGTAIAAKYPIDEPGVNAPKGMDADETTLPPA
- a CDS encoding NAD(P)-binding domain-containing protein; this translates as MTTQHTQTLGIIGAGNIGSNVARAAIAAGYDVVISNSRGPETLTDLIEDLGPKARAATAADAAQAADFALVAVPLGKYKNVPVEGLAGKVVMDANNYYPQRDGRIPALDNNENTTSGLLQEHLPTSKVVKAFNSIRSTDIPQDGLPAGTPDRRALPIAGNDADARAKVAKFLDDIGFDAVDLGTLDESWKVERDTPAYVKRTTADELTNLTANVNRVRQL
- a CDS encoding alpha/beta hydrolase, coding for MRTGSLETADGRALQFYDVTPDATDHVPIIWHHGSPNVGEPPAPLFEAAAERGLRWIGYDRPGYGGSSAQPGRSVGQAAWDAQAVADHLGVGRYVVLGHSGGGAHALACAALTPERVIAAVSISGLAPMGARGLDWFAGLNPGGEAELRAATQGADALRAHLETAEFDPTMFTEEDWAALGGDWAWFNEVVGKAEASGSEPFIDDDVASVGDWGFDPSDIRVPTLLVHGTDDRVVPVTHSRWLADHIDGAELLEVPNAGHLAVMAAAERVLDWVAARAAHGTAD
- a CDS encoding M48 family metallopeptidase, whose product is MNLPAYTVTRKPVKYTRIRVHPPDGRVTVTAPRHVSAREIEQFVATKAGWIAKHQERIATAEPVTNPEPVPEYLRPVLYARIGPLVEYWADRMGLAAPTFSVRRMKTRWGTCNIQRRHITIALELARRDEELLEYVIVHELTHLLERGHGRRSRRS